The Solanum pennellii chromosome 11, SPENNV200 genome contains a region encoding:
- the LOC107005112 gene encoding protein FLOWERING LOCUS D isoform X2 gives MDPSDNNPSSQQSLPYITSNNPLQFTIHLPNSTPNFTSIPNSNPSHDPNPNPNPNPNPNPHTDSISDQLLSLSIPTKRRRGRPRSTATSSLDQPSFVQFSKTLVENSNLVRNLSARKNTASFDASDEIIVINKEATTEALIALTAGFPADSLTDEEIEAGVVSVVGGIEQVNYILIRNHILMKWRVNVSTWITKEMFYDVIPKHCYALLDSAHNYLVSRGYINFGVVPAIKDRIPAEPSKPSVIIIGAGLAGLAAARQLMLFGFKVTVLEGRKRAGGRVYSKKMEGGNKVAAADLGGSVLTGTLGNPLGILARQLSCTLHKVREKCPLYRVDGKPVDQDLDHKVETAYNLLLEKASKLRQLMGEVSQDVSLGAALETFRQDYEDAVNEEEMSLFNWHLANLEYANAGLISKLSLAFWDQDDPFDMGGDHCFLPGGNGKLVHALSENVPILYEKIVHTIRYGTDGVQVGAGAQVFEGDMVLCTVPLGVLKGGSIKFMPELPQRKLDGIKRLGFGLLNKVAMLFPYVFWGTDLDTFGHLTDNSSSRGEFFLFYSYATVAGGPLLLALVAGEAAHKFETMPPTDAVTKVLQILKGIYEPQGIEVPEPIQTVCTRWGSDPFSLGSYSNVAVGSSGDDYDILAESVGDGRLFFAGEATNRRYPATMHGAFLSGLREAANIVHHAKARTMSLKIEKKPSKSTHYYASVLDDLFREPDLEFGSFSIIFARKSSDLESPAILRVTFCGPQTRNHDGIRPGRHLSNKLLFQQLQSQFNNQHELHVYTLLSKQQALDLREVRGGDEMRLNFLSEKLGVKLVGRKGLGPSVDSIIASVKAERGRRKPGTLKTGVMKSKDTTLRRKIVRKAKVVSGGNRTTSSPASSSRIKAVGSSTTTIPLTNLDLEPKPVCAIGSVASPSLNIRVNDDMESKSVGSSVHLLHNASIGDKFEGNLGSSTAPLLNVGGNTGSNSNGPMPRNTYDDSTDTCVPPTTGNLASQHTSGDGDMESMMLDGGSMM, from the exons ATGGATCCTTCAGATAACAATCCTTCTTCTCAACAATCTTTACCTTATATTACTAGTAACAATCCCCTTCAATTCACCATTCATTTGCCCAATTCTACTCCCAATTTCACTTCAATTCCAAATTCAAACCCTAGCCATGACCCGAATCCGAACCCGAATCCAAATCCGAATCCGAATCCTCATACCGATTCAATTTCAGACCAGCTTCTGTCCCTCTCCATTCCGACGAAACGGAGACGAGGTAGACCTCGGAGTACGGCGACATCGTCTTTGGAccag CCTTCTTTTGTTCAGTTTAGCAAAACCCTTGTGGAAAATTCGAATCTTGTGCGTAATTTGAGTGCTAGAAAAAATACTGCTTCTTTTGATGCTTCGGATGAGATTATTGTAATAAACAAAGAGGCAACGACGGAGGCGTTAATTGCTTTAACTGCGGGGTTTCCAGCTGATTCTTTAACTGATGAGGAAATTGAAGCTGGGGTTGTTTCAGTAGTTGGTGGTATTGAACAGgttaattatattcttattaGAAACCATATACTTATGAAATGGCGTGTAAATGTATCGACTTGGATAACAAAAGAGATGTTTTATGATGTTATACCTAAGCATTGTTATGCTTTGCTGGATTCTGCTCATAATTATTTGGTATCGCGTGGGTATATTAATTTTGGAGTTGTGCCGGCTATTAAGGATAGGATTCCAGCTGAGCCGAGTAAGCCTAGTGTTATCATTATTGGGGCAGGACTTGCAGGGTTAGCTGCAGCGAGACAGTTGATGTTGTTTGGGTTTAAGGTTACAGTTTTGGAGGGAAGAAAACGTGCTGGTGGAAGGGTGTACTCAAAAAAAATGGAAGGTGGAAATAAGGTAGCTGCTGCTGATTTAGGAGGGAGTGTGTTGACGGGTACGCTAGGGAACCCACTAGGTATTTTGGCACGGCAGCTGTCTTGCACACTTCACAAGGTCAGAGAGAAATGCCCTCTTTATCGTGTGGATGGGAAGCCAGTTGATCAAGATCTAGATCACAAGGTGGAGACTGCTTATAATTTGCTTTTGGAGAAGGCAAGCAAGCTTAGGCAGTTAATGGGAGAAGTTTCTCAGGATGTTTCTCTTGGAGCAGCACTGGAGACTTTCCGTCAGGATTATGAAGATGCCGTGAATGAAGAGGAGATGAGTTTGTTTAATTGGCATCTAGCAAATCTAGAATATGCAAATGCAGGTCTGATTTCTAAACTTTCATTAGCATTTTGGGACCAAGATGACCCTTTTGATATGGGAGGGGATCATTGCTTCCTGCCCGGAGGAAACGGAAAACTAGTTCATGCATTGTCGGAAAATGTACCTATtctttatgaaaaaattgtgcATACCATTCGTTATGGTACCGATGGAGTACAGGTTGGCGCTGGGGCCCAAGTATTTGAGGGAGATATGGTGCTGTGCACTGTTCCTCTTGGAGTTCTGAAAGGTGGTTCTATTAAGTTCATGCCAGAATTGCCTCAGCGGAAGCTCGACGGAATAAAAAGATTGGGATTTGGATTATTAAATAAAGTTGCAATGCTTTTCCCATATGTATTCTGGGGCACTGATCTCGATACCTTTGGGCATCTTACTGATAATTCTAGTAGCAGGGGTGAATTCTTTTTGTTCTACAGTTATGCAACTGTTGCCGGCGGTCCCTTATTGTTAGCTCTAGTTGCTGGAGAAGCTGCACACAAGTTTGAGACCATGCCTCCGACTGATGCAGTGACAAAGgttcttcaaattctaaaag GTATATATGAACCACAAGGAATTGAAGTGCCAGAGCCAATCCAAACTGTATGTACGAGATGGGGAAGTGATCCTTTCAGCTTGGGTTCTTACTCTAATGTTGCAGTGGGGTCATCAGGAGATGACTATGATATATTAGCAGAAAGTGTGGGTGATGGCAGACTTTTCTTTGCTGGTGAGGCCACAAATAGGCGCTATCCAGCTACTATGCACGGAGCTTTTCTTAGTGGGCTTAGAGAAGCTGCAAACATAGTCCACCATGCTAAGGCTAGAACCATGAGTCTGAAGATTGAGAAAAAACCATCAAAGAGCACTCATTATTATGCTTCTGTTCTGGATGACTTATTTAGGGAGCCAGACTTGGAATTTGGTAGTTTCTCTATAATTTTTGCTAGAAAGAGTTCTGATCTCGAGTCACCAGCAATTTTGAGAGTGACCTTCTGTGGGCCCCAAACACGGAATCATGATGGAATAAGACCTGGTCGACATCTTTCTAATAAATTACTCTTTCAGCAGCTTCAGTCCCAATTTAATAACCAGCACGAGCTTCATGTTTATACTTTGTTATCCAAGCAACAAGCCCTTGACCTTAGAGAGGTCAGAGGTGGTGATGAGATGAGGCTGAATTTTCTTTCTGAGAAGCTTGGGGTGAAACTGGTTGGTAGAAAAGGTTTGGGTCCATCTGTTGATTCTATAATTGCTTCAGTTAAGGCTGAGAGGGGAAGGCGCAAACCGGGTACACTTAAAACTG GTGTCATGAAGTCAAAAGACACCACTCTCAGGCGAAAAATAGTTAG GAAGGCTAAAGTTGTAAGCGGAGGCAATAGAACCACTTCTTCCCCTGCTTCTAGCAGCAGGATTAAAGCAGTTGGCAGCAGCACTACCACGATACCTCTGACGAACCTTGACTTGGAACCTAAACCAGTTTGCGCTATTGGATCTGTAGCTTCTCCAAGTTTGAATATTCGAGTAAATGACGACATGGAGTCAAAATCTGTAGGCAGTTCTGTACACCTGCTTCACAATGCAAGCATTGGTGACAAGTTTGAGGGTAATTTGGGTAGTTCTACCGCTCCGCTTTTAAATGTAGGAGGGAACACAGGAAGCAATAGTAATGGGCCTATGCCCAGAAATACATATGATGATAGCACGGATACATGTGTTCCGCCTACTACTGGAAATTTGGCTAGTCAGCATACATCAG GTGATGGGGATATGGAAAGTATGATGCTTGACGGGGGATCTATGATGTGA
- the LOC107005112 gene encoding protein FLOWERING LOCUS D isoform X3, with the protein MDPSDNNPSSQQSLPYITSNNPLQFTIHLPNSTPNFTSIPNSNPSHDPNPNPNPNPNPNPHTDSISDQLLSLSIPTKRRRGRPRSTATSSLDQFSKTLVENSNLVRNLSARKNTASFDASDEIIVINKEATTEALIALTAGFPADSLTDEEIEAGVVSVVGGIEQVNYILIRNHILMKWRVNVSTWITKEMFYDVIPKHCYALLDSAHNYLVSRGYINFGVVPAIKDRIPAEPSKPSVIIIGAGLAGLAAARQLMLFGFKVTVLEGRKRAGGRVYSKKMEGGNKVAAADLGGSVLTGTLGNPLGILARQLSCTLHKVREKCPLYRVDGKPVDQDLDHKVETAYNLLLEKASKLRQLMGEVSQDVSLGAALETFRQDYEDAVNEEEMSLFNWHLANLEYANAGLISKLSLAFWDQDDPFDMGGDHCFLPGGNGKLVHALSENVPILYEKIVHTIRYGTDGVQVGAGAQVFEGDMVLCTVPLGVLKGGSIKFMPELPQRKLDGIKRLGFGLLNKVAMLFPYVFWGTDLDTFGHLTDNSSSRGEFFLFYSYATVAGGPLLLALVAGEAAHKFETMPPTDAVTKVLQILKGIYEPQGIEVPEPIQTVCTRWGSDPFSLGSYSNVAVGSSGDDYDILAESVGDGRLFFAGEATNRRYPATMHGAFLSGLREAANIVHHAKARTMSLKIEKKPSKSTHYYASVLDDLFREPDLEFGSFSIIFARKSSDLESPAILRVTFCGPQTRNHDGIRPGRHLSNKLLFQQLQSQFNNQHELHVYTLLSKQQALDLREVRGGDEMRLNFLSEKLGVKLVGRKGLGPSVDSIIASVKAERGRRKPGTLKTGVMKSKDTTLRRKIVRKAKVVSGGNRTTSSPASSSRIKAVGSSTTTIPLTNLDLEPKPVCAIGSVASPSLNIRVNDDMESKSVGSSVHLLHNASIGDKFEGNLGSSTAPLLNVGGNTGSNSNGPMPRNTYDDSTDTCVPPTTGNLASQHTSDNYGDGDMESMMLDGGSMM; encoded by the exons ATGGATCCTTCAGATAACAATCCTTCTTCTCAACAATCTTTACCTTATATTACTAGTAACAATCCCCTTCAATTCACCATTCATTTGCCCAATTCTACTCCCAATTTCACTTCAATTCCAAATTCAAACCCTAGCCATGACCCGAATCCGAACCCGAATCCAAATCCGAATCCGAATCCTCATACCGATTCAATTTCAGACCAGCTTCTGTCCCTCTCCATTCCGACGAAACGGAGACGAGGTAGACCTCGGAGTACGGCGACATCGTCTTTGGAccag TTTAGCAAAACCCTTGTGGAAAATTCGAATCTTGTGCGTAATTTGAGTGCTAGAAAAAATACTGCTTCTTTTGATGCTTCGGATGAGATTATTGTAATAAACAAAGAGGCAACGACGGAGGCGTTAATTGCTTTAACTGCGGGGTTTCCAGCTGATTCTTTAACTGATGAGGAAATTGAAGCTGGGGTTGTTTCAGTAGTTGGTGGTATTGAACAGgttaattatattcttattaGAAACCATATACTTATGAAATGGCGTGTAAATGTATCGACTTGGATAACAAAAGAGATGTTTTATGATGTTATACCTAAGCATTGTTATGCTTTGCTGGATTCTGCTCATAATTATTTGGTATCGCGTGGGTATATTAATTTTGGAGTTGTGCCGGCTATTAAGGATAGGATTCCAGCTGAGCCGAGTAAGCCTAGTGTTATCATTATTGGGGCAGGACTTGCAGGGTTAGCTGCAGCGAGACAGTTGATGTTGTTTGGGTTTAAGGTTACAGTTTTGGAGGGAAGAAAACGTGCTGGTGGAAGGGTGTACTCAAAAAAAATGGAAGGTGGAAATAAGGTAGCTGCTGCTGATTTAGGAGGGAGTGTGTTGACGGGTACGCTAGGGAACCCACTAGGTATTTTGGCACGGCAGCTGTCTTGCACACTTCACAAGGTCAGAGAGAAATGCCCTCTTTATCGTGTGGATGGGAAGCCAGTTGATCAAGATCTAGATCACAAGGTGGAGACTGCTTATAATTTGCTTTTGGAGAAGGCAAGCAAGCTTAGGCAGTTAATGGGAGAAGTTTCTCAGGATGTTTCTCTTGGAGCAGCACTGGAGACTTTCCGTCAGGATTATGAAGATGCCGTGAATGAAGAGGAGATGAGTTTGTTTAATTGGCATCTAGCAAATCTAGAATATGCAAATGCAGGTCTGATTTCTAAACTTTCATTAGCATTTTGGGACCAAGATGACCCTTTTGATATGGGAGGGGATCATTGCTTCCTGCCCGGAGGAAACGGAAAACTAGTTCATGCATTGTCGGAAAATGTACCTATtctttatgaaaaaattgtgcATACCATTCGTTATGGTACCGATGGAGTACAGGTTGGCGCTGGGGCCCAAGTATTTGAGGGAGATATGGTGCTGTGCACTGTTCCTCTTGGAGTTCTGAAAGGTGGTTCTATTAAGTTCATGCCAGAATTGCCTCAGCGGAAGCTCGACGGAATAAAAAGATTGGGATTTGGATTATTAAATAAAGTTGCAATGCTTTTCCCATATGTATTCTGGGGCACTGATCTCGATACCTTTGGGCATCTTACTGATAATTCTAGTAGCAGGGGTGAATTCTTTTTGTTCTACAGTTATGCAACTGTTGCCGGCGGTCCCTTATTGTTAGCTCTAGTTGCTGGAGAAGCTGCACACAAGTTTGAGACCATGCCTCCGACTGATGCAGTGACAAAGgttcttcaaattctaaaag GTATATATGAACCACAAGGAATTGAAGTGCCAGAGCCAATCCAAACTGTATGTACGAGATGGGGAAGTGATCCTTTCAGCTTGGGTTCTTACTCTAATGTTGCAGTGGGGTCATCAGGAGATGACTATGATATATTAGCAGAAAGTGTGGGTGATGGCAGACTTTTCTTTGCTGGTGAGGCCACAAATAGGCGCTATCCAGCTACTATGCACGGAGCTTTTCTTAGTGGGCTTAGAGAAGCTGCAAACATAGTCCACCATGCTAAGGCTAGAACCATGAGTCTGAAGATTGAGAAAAAACCATCAAAGAGCACTCATTATTATGCTTCTGTTCTGGATGACTTATTTAGGGAGCCAGACTTGGAATTTGGTAGTTTCTCTATAATTTTTGCTAGAAAGAGTTCTGATCTCGAGTCACCAGCAATTTTGAGAGTGACCTTCTGTGGGCCCCAAACACGGAATCATGATGGAATAAGACCTGGTCGACATCTTTCTAATAAATTACTCTTTCAGCAGCTTCAGTCCCAATTTAATAACCAGCACGAGCTTCATGTTTATACTTTGTTATCCAAGCAACAAGCCCTTGACCTTAGAGAGGTCAGAGGTGGTGATGAGATGAGGCTGAATTTTCTTTCTGAGAAGCTTGGGGTGAAACTGGTTGGTAGAAAAGGTTTGGGTCCATCTGTTGATTCTATAATTGCTTCAGTTAAGGCTGAGAGGGGAAGGCGCAAACCGGGTACACTTAAAACTG GTGTCATGAAGTCAAAAGACACCACTCTCAGGCGAAAAATAGTTAG GAAGGCTAAAGTTGTAAGCGGAGGCAATAGAACCACTTCTTCCCCTGCTTCTAGCAGCAGGATTAAAGCAGTTGGCAGCAGCACTACCACGATACCTCTGACGAACCTTGACTTGGAACCTAAACCAGTTTGCGCTATTGGATCTGTAGCTTCTCCAAGTTTGAATATTCGAGTAAATGACGACATGGAGTCAAAATCTGTAGGCAGTTCTGTACACCTGCTTCACAATGCAAGCATTGGTGACAAGTTTGAGGGTAATTTGGGTAGTTCTACCGCTCCGCTTTTAAATGTAGGAGGGAACACAGGAAGCAATAGTAATGGGCCTATGCCCAGAAATACATATGATGATAGCACGGATACATGTGTTCCGCCTACTACTGGAAATTTGGCTAGTCAGCATACATCAGATAATTATG GTGATGGGGATATGGAAAGTATGATGCTTGACGGGGGATCTATGATGTGA
- the LOC107005112 gene encoding protein FLOWERING LOCUS D isoform X1, whose product MDPSDNNPSSQQSLPYITSNNPLQFTIHLPNSTPNFTSIPNSNPSHDPNPNPNPNPNPNPHTDSISDQLLSLSIPTKRRRGRPRSTATSSLDQPSFVQFSKTLVENSNLVRNLSARKNTASFDASDEIIVINKEATTEALIALTAGFPADSLTDEEIEAGVVSVVGGIEQVNYILIRNHILMKWRVNVSTWITKEMFYDVIPKHCYALLDSAHNYLVSRGYINFGVVPAIKDRIPAEPSKPSVIIIGAGLAGLAAARQLMLFGFKVTVLEGRKRAGGRVYSKKMEGGNKVAAADLGGSVLTGTLGNPLGILARQLSCTLHKVREKCPLYRVDGKPVDQDLDHKVETAYNLLLEKASKLRQLMGEVSQDVSLGAALETFRQDYEDAVNEEEMSLFNWHLANLEYANAGLISKLSLAFWDQDDPFDMGGDHCFLPGGNGKLVHALSENVPILYEKIVHTIRYGTDGVQVGAGAQVFEGDMVLCTVPLGVLKGGSIKFMPELPQRKLDGIKRLGFGLLNKVAMLFPYVFWGTDLDTFGHLTDNSSSRGEFFLFYSYATVAGGPLLLALVAGEAAHKFETMPPTDAVTKVLQILKGIYEPQGIEVPEPIQTVCTRWGSDPFSLGSYSNVAVGSSGDDYDILAESVGDGRLFFAGEATNRRYPATMHGAFLSGLREAANIVHHAKARTMSLKIEKKPSKSTHYYASVLDDLFREPDLEFGSFSIIFARKSSDLESPAILRVTFCGPQTRNHDGIRPGRHLSNKLLFQQLQSQFNNQHELHVYTLLSKQQALDLREVRGGDEMRLNFLSEKLGVKLVGRKGLGPSVDSIIASVKAERGRRKPGTLKTGVMKSKDTTLRRKIVRKAKVVSGGNRTTSSPASSSRIKAVGSSTTTIPLTNLDLEPKPVCAIGSVASPSLNIRVNDDMESKSVGSSVHLLHNASIGDKFEGNLGSSTAPLLNVGGNTGSNSNGPMPRNTYDDSTDTCVPPTTGNLASQHTSDNYGDGDMESMMLDGGSMM is encoded by the exons ATGGATCCTTCAGATAACAATCCTTCTTCTCAACAATCTTTACCTTATATTACTAGTAACAATCCCCTTCAATTCACCATTCATTTGCCCAATTCTACTCCCAATTTCACTTCAATTCCAAATTCAAACCCTAGCCATGACCCGAATCCGAACCCGAATCCAAATCCGAATCCGAATCCTCATACCGATTCAATTTCAGACCAGCTTCTGTCCCTCTCCATTCCGACGAAACGGAGACGAGGTAGACCTCGGAGTACGGCGACATCGTCTTTGGAccag CCTTCTTTTGTTCAGTTTAGCAAAACCCTTGTGGAAAATTCGAATCTTGTGCGTAATTTGAGTGCTAGAAAAAATACTGCTTCTTTTGATGCTTCGGATGAGATTATTGTAATAAACAAAGAGGCAACGACGGAGGCGTTAATTGCTTTAACTGCGGGGTTTCCAGCTGATTCTTTAACTGATGAGGAAATTGAAGCTGGGGTTGTTTCAGTAGTTGGTGGTATTGAACAGgttaattatattcttattaGAAACCATATACTTATGAAATGGCGTGTAAATGTATCGACTTGGATAACAAAAGAGATGTTTTATGATGTTATACCTAAGCATTGTTATGCTTTGCTGGATTCTGCTCATAATTATTTGGTATCGCGTGGGTATATTAATTTTGGAGTTGTGCCGGCTATTAAGGATAGGATTCCAGCTGAGCCGAGTAAGCCTAGTGTTATCATTATTGGGGCAGGACTTGCAGGGTTAGCTGCAGCGAGACAGTTGATGTTGTTTGGGTTTAAGGTTACAGTTTTGGAGGGAAGAAAACGTGCTGGTGGAAGGGTGTACTCAAAAAAAATGGAAGGTGGAAATAAGGTAGCTGCTGCTGATTTAGGAGGGAGTGTGTTGACGGGTACGCTAGGGAACCCACTAGGTATTTTGGCACGGCAGCTGTCTTGCACACTTCACAAGGTCAGAGAGAAATGCCCTCTTTATCGTGTGGATGGGAAGCCAGTTGATCAAGATCTAGATCACAAGGTGGAGACTGCTTATAATTTGCTTTTGGAGAAGGCAAGCAAGCTTAGGCAGTTAATGGGAGAAGTTTCTCAGGATGTTTCTCTTGGAGCAGCACTGGAGACTTTCCGTCAGGATTATGAAGATGCCGTGAATGAAGAGGAGATGAGTTTGTTTAATTGGCATCTAGCAAATCTAGAATATGCAAATGCAGGTCTGATTTCTAAACTTTCATTAGCATTTTGGGACCAAGATGACCCTTTTGATATGGGAGGGGATCATTGCTTCCTGCCCGGAGGAAACGGAAAACTAGTTCATGCATTGTCGGAAAATGTACCTATtctttatgaaaaaattgtgcATACCATTCGTTATGGTACCGATGGAGTACAGGTTGGCGCTGGGGCCCAAGTATTTGAGGGAGATATGGTGCTGTGCACTGTTCCTCTTGGAGTTCTGAAAGGTGGTTCTATTAAGTTCATGCCAGAATTGCCTCAGCGGAAGCTCGACGGAATAAAAAGATTGGGATTTGGATTATTAAATAAAGTTGCAATGCTTTTCCCATATGTATTCTGGGGCACTGATCTCGATACCTTTGGGCATCTTACTGATAATTCTAGTAGCAGGGGTGAATTCTTTTTGTTCTACAGTTATGCAACTGTTGCCGGCGGTCCCTTATTGTTAGCTCTAGTTGCTGGAGAAGCTGCACACAAGTTTGAGACCATGCCTCCGACTGATGCAGTGACAAAGgttcttcaaattctaaaag GTATATATGAACCACAAGGAATTGAAGTGCCAGAGCCAATCCAAACTGTATGTACGAGATGGGGAAGTGATCCTTTCAGCTTGGGTTCTTACTCTAATGTTGCAGTGGGGTCATCAGGAGATGACTATGATATATTAGCAGAAAGTGTGGGTGATGGCAGACTTTTCTTTGCTGGTGAGGCCACAAATAGGCGCTATCCAGCTACTATGCACGGAGCTTTTCTTAGTGGGCTTAGAGAAGCTGCAAACATAGTCCACCATGCTAAGGCTAGAACCATGAGTCTGAAGATTGAGAAAAAACCATCAAAGAGCACTCATTATTATGCTTCTGTTCTGGATGACTTATTTAGGGAGCCAGACTTGGAATTTGGTAGTTTCTCTATAATTTTTGCTAGAAAGAGTTCTGATCTCGAGTCACCAGCAATTTTGAGAGTGACCTTCTGTGGGCCCCAAACACGGAATCATGATGGAATAAGACCTGGTCGACATCTTTCTAATAAATTACTCTTTCAGCAGCTTCAGTCCCAATTTAATAACCAGCACGAGCTTCATGTTTATACTTTGTTATCCAAGCAACAAGCCCTTGACCTTAGAGAGGTCAGAGGTGGTGATGAGATGAGGCTGAATTTTCTTTCTGAGAAGCTTGGGGTGAAACTGGTTGGTAGAAAAGGTTTGGGTCCATCTGTTGATTCTATAATTGCTTCAGTTAAGGCTGAGAGGGGAAGGCGCAAACCGGGTACACTTAAAACTG GTGTCATGAAGTCAAAAGACACCACTCTCAGGCGAAAAATAGTTAG GAAGGCTAAAGTTGTAAGCGGAGGCAATAGAACCACTTCTTCCCCTGCTTCTAGCAGCAGGATTAAAGCAGTTGGCAGCAGCACTACCACGATACCTCTGACGAACCTTGACTTGGAACCTAAACCAGTTTGCGCTATTGGATCTGTAGCTTCTCCAAGTTTGAATATTCGAGTAAATGACGACATGGAGTCAAAATCTGTAGGCAGTTCTGTACACCTGCTTCACAATGCAAGCATTGGTGACAAGTTTGAGGGTAATTTGGGTAGTTCTACCGCTCCGCTTTTAAATGTAGGAGGGAACACAGGAAGCAATAGTAATGGGCCTATGCCCAGAAATACATATGATGATAGCACGGATACATGTGTTCCGCCTACTACTGGAAATTTGGCTAGTCAGCATACATCAGATAATTATG GTGATGGGGATATGGAAAGTATGATGCTTGACGGGGGATCTATGATGTGA